Proteins encoded together in one Micromonospora kangleipakensis window:
- a CDS encoding NAD(P)-dependent malic enzyme: MSSSTVDPADPVFRLHVGGKMAVASTVPLTSREDLSLAYTPGVARVCEAIAADPALADDYTWVSHTVAVVTDGSAVLGLGNIGPRAALPVMEGKAVLFKQFAGVDAVPICLDTQDVDEIVAAVKALAPSFGGINLEDISAPRCFEVERRLDEALPIPVFHDDQHGTAIVVLAALRNAATLLNRKLGDLRVAVSGAGAAGVAVTKMLVAGGVNPDQVVVCDSKGIIGRHRELTGTKAELAETTNAEGRQGDITEALRGADVLIGVSGGQIPESAVAGMAPGGIVFALANPTPEVHPEVAARHVAVVATGRSDYPNQINNVLAFPGVFRGALDARATRITEGMKVAAADAIAGVVAESLTAEAIVPSPLDPRVAPAVAEAVAEAARRDGVARR; the protein is encoded by the coding sequence ATGTCTTCGTCCACCGTGGACCCCGCTGATCCCGTCTTCCGGCTGCACGTCGGCGGCAAGATGGCCGTCGCCTCGACCGTCCCGCTCACCAGCCGGGAGGACCTCTCCCTCGCGTACACCCCCGGGGTGGCCCGGGTGTGCGAGGCGATCGCCGCCGATCCTGCCCTCGCCGACGACTACACCTGGGTGTCGCACACCGTCGCCGTGGTCACCGACGGCTCCGCCGTACTCGGCCTGGGCAACATCGGCCCCCGCGCGGCGCTGCCGGTGATGGAGGGCAAGGCGGTGCTGTTCAAGCAGTTCGCCGGCGTGGACGCGGTGCCGATCTGCCTGGACACCCAGGACGTGGACGAGATCGTGGCCGCGGTGAAGGCCCTCGCGCCGTCGTTCGGCGGGATCAACCTGGAGGACATCAGCGCCCCCCGCTGCTTCGAGGTGGAACGCCGACTGGACGAGGCGCTGCCGATCCCGGTCTTCCACGACGACCAGCACGGCACCGCGATCGTGGTGCTGGCCGCGCTGCGCAACGCGGCCACCCTGCTCAACCGCAAGCTCGGTGACCTGCGGGTGGCGGTCAGCGGCGCCGGCGCGGCCGGGGTGGCGGTGACCAAGATGCTGGTCGCCGGGGGAGTTAACCCGGACCAGGTGGTGGTCTGCGACTCCAAGGGGATCATCGGCCGGCACCGGGAGCTGACGGGGACCAAGGCGGAGCTGGCGGAGACCACCAACGCCGAGGGCCGGCAGGGCGACATCACCGAGGCGCTGCGCGGCGCGGACGTCCTGATCGGCGTCTCCGGCGGGCAGATCCCCGAGTCGGCGGTGGCCGGGATGGCGCCCGGGGGCATCGTCTTCGCGCTGGCCAACCCCACCCCCGAGGTGCACCCCGAGGTGGCCGCCCGGCACGTCGCGGTGGTCGCCACCGGCCGCAGCGACTACCCCAACCAGATCAACAACGTGCTCGCCTTTCCCGGCGTGTTCCGGGGTGCGCTGGACGCCCGGGCCACCCGGATCACCGAGGGGATGAAGGTGGCCGCCGCCGACGCGATCGCCGGCGTGGTCGCCGAGTCGCTGACCGCCGAGGCGATCGTGCCCTCCCCGCTGGACCCGCGGGTCGCCCCCGCGGTCGCCGAGGCGGTGGCCGAGGCCGCCCGCCGCGACGGCGTCGCCCGCCGCTGA
- a CDS encoding S24/S26 family peptidase, translated as MGATGDSAAPELRGPLVTVLVTGPSMVPTLRHGDSVLVRTGGRAVRPGDVVVAVFRSRPDLLVVKRAVRPQDGGWWLRGDNDLVADDSRAYGVADVRGRVLVRYWPRPGRMRRRRI; from the coding sequence ATGGGCGCCACAGGCGACTCCGCCGCGCCCGAGCTGCGCGGCCCGTTGGTGACCGTCCTGGTCACCGGACCCTCCATGGTCCCGACGCTGCGCCACGGCGACTCGGTGCTGGTACGCACGGGCGGTCGGGCCGTCCGTCCGGGCGACGTGGTGGTCGCGGTCTTCCGCAGCCGCCCCGACCTGCTGGTCGTGAAGCGGGCGGTCCGCCCGCAGGACGGCGGTTGGTGGCTACGCGGCGACAACGACCTGGTCGCCGACGACTCCCGGGCGTACGGGGTGGCCGACGTCCGGGGCCGGGTGCTGGTCCGGTACTGGCCCCGGCCTGGTCGGATGCGCCGCCGACGGATATGA
- the sodN gene encoding superoxide dismutase, Ni, producing the protein MRLPRILSPRVTASAHCDLPCGVYDPAQARIEAESVKMICEKYQANTDPEFRTRAIIIKEQRAELVKHHLWVLWTDYFKPAHFEKYPNLHQLFNEATKIAGGGGAKGSVDPAKADELLQKIDEISKIFWETKKA; encoded by the coding sequence ATGCGCCTTCCTCGCATCCTTTCGCCCCGTGTGACCGCCAGCGCGCACTGCGACCTGCCGTGCGGCGTGTACGACCCGGCGCAGGCCCGGATCGAGGCCGAGTCGGTCAAAATGATCTGCGAGAAGTACCAGGCGAACACCGACCCGGAGTTCCGCACCCGGGCCATCATCATCAAGGAACAGCGCGCCGAGCTGGTCAAGCACCACCTGTGGGTGCTGTGGACCGACTACTTCAAGCCGGCCCACTTCGAGAAGTACCCGAACCTGCACCAACTCTTCAACGAGGCCACCAAGATCGCCGGCGGCGGCGGCGCCAAGGGCAGCGTGGACCCGGCCAAGGCCGACGAGCTGCTGCAGAAGATCGACGAGATCTCCAAGATCTTCTGGGAGACCAAGAAGGCGTGA
- a CDS encoding GNAT family N-acetyltransferase has product MVHELAEYERAPEQCHLTAEQLTAALFGPAPALFGHVAVDARDEPLGFALWFLNFSTWEGVHGIYLEDLYVRPAARGSGAGRLLLATLAALCVERGYRRLDWWMINWNPAAGFYAAIGATPMDEWVPYRLTGPALHGLAAQATAVPPHPQT; this is encoded by the coding sequence ATGGTGCACGAACTCGCCGAGTACGAGCGCGCCCCCGAGCAGTGCCACCTGACCGCCGAGCAGTTGACCGCCGCCCTGTTCGGGCCGGCCCCGGCGCTCTTCGGGCACGTCGCGGTGGACGCCCGCGACGAACCGCTCGGCTTCGCGCTGTGGTTCCTGAACTTCTCCACCTGGGAAGGCGTGCACGGCATCTACCTGGAGGACCTGTACGTCCGCCCGGCCGCCCGGGGCAGCGGGGCGGGCCGGCTGCTGCTGGCCACCCTCGCCGCGCTCTGCGTCGAGCGGGGCTACCGGCGGCTCGACTGGTGGATGATCAACTGGAATCCGGCGGCCGGCTTCTACGCCGCCATCGGGGCGACGCCGATGGACGAGTGGGTGCCGTACCGGCTCACCGGCCCGGCGCTGCACGGCCTCGCCGCGCAGGCGACGGCCGTGCCCCCGCATCCGCAGACCTGA
- a CDS encoding ATP-binding protein: MTQLTGQPTTDDDVVHLTVPADGGYLGVLRTATAGLAARLQFALDEIEDLRIAVDEACAMLLAIATRNAELECRFAVTDDALTVEVTVPTVRGATLPSESSFAWKVLTALTTSAAAKAADGRATISLLTRRASGY; this comes from the coding sequence GTGACTCAACTGACCGGCCAGCCGACGACCGACGACGACGTGGTGCACCTCACCGTGCCCGCCGACGGCGGTTATCTCGGCGTGCTCCGCACCGCCACGGCGGGTCTCGCGGCCCGCCTCCAGTTCGCCCTCGACGAGATCGAGGACCTGCGCATCGCCGTCGACGAGGCGTGCGCCATGCTGCTCGCCATCGCCACCCGGAACGCCGAGCTGGAGTGCCGCTTCGCGGTGACCGACGACGCGCTCACCGTCGAGGTGACCGTGCCGACCGTCCGGGGCGCCACCCTCCCGTCCGAGTCGTCCTTCGCCTGGAAGGTGCTCACCGCGCTGACCACGTCGGCGGCCGCTAAGGCGGCCGACGGGCGGGCCACCATTTCGCTGCTCACCCGCCGCGCCTCCGGCTACTGA
- a CDS encoding diacylglycerol/lipid kinase family protein encodes MRAVLVVNPKATTTSERSRDVLVRALRSEVDLSVRYTRRRGHAMDLARGAAEEGVDLVVTLGGDGTVNEVVNGLMAAEPPTFRTGDTPAERLPALATVPGGSTNVFARALGLPREWPEGTSMILEGLRLGRSRTIGLGRADDRYFTFCAGFGVDAAVIHRVEKARRKGRVSTPGLYLRSTVGQYFFGSDRRHPAISLERPGEQAEGELATVIIQNTAPWTYLGEREINPNPEASFDLGLDVLAMRQLRVASTARTVTQSFSRNPGPRGRQVLQLHDVSEFTLLSARPQAFQLDGDYLGEREKVRFTSVPAALRVIC; translated from the coding sequence ATGCGGGCCGTCCTGGTGGTCAATCCGAAGGCCACCACCACCAGCGAACGCAGCCGGGACGTCCTGGTCCGGGCGCTGCGCAGCGAAGTCGACCTGTCGGTGCGGTACACCCGCCGACGGGGCCACGCCATGGATCTGGCCCGGGGGGCCGCCGAGGAGGGCGTCGACCTGGTGGTCACGCTGGGTGGCGACGGCACGGTGAACGAGGTGGTGAACGGCCTGATGGCGGCCGAGCCGCCGACGTTCCGGACCGGCGACACGCCGGCGGAGCGGCTGCCCGCCCTGGCCACCGTCCCCGGCGGCTCGACGAACGTCTTCGCCCGGGCGCTGGGGCTGCCCCGGGAGTGGCCGGAGGGGACCAGCATGATCCTGGAGGGGCTGCGCCTGGGCCGCTCCCGGACGATCGGCCTGGGCCGGGCGGACGACCGGTACTTCACCTTCTGCGCCGGCTTCGGCGTCGACGCCGCGGTGATCCACCGGGTCGAGAAAGCCCGGCGGAAGGGACGGGTCTCCACGCCCGGGCTCTACCTGCGGTCGACCGTCGGGCAGTACTTCTTCGGCTCGGACCGGCGGCATCCGGCGATCAGCCTGGAACGCCCGGGCGAGCAGGCCGAGGGCGAGTTGGCGACGGTCATCATCCAGAACACCGCGCCGTGGACGTACCTGGGCGAGCGGGAGATCAACCCGAACCCGGAGGCCTCGTTCGACCTCGGCCTCGACGTGCTGGCGATGCGTCAGCTCCGGGTCGCCAGTACGGCACGGACGGTGACCCAGTCCTTCTCCCGGAATCCGGGTCCGCGTGGGCGTCAGGTGCTCCAACTGCACGACGTGTCGGAGTTCACCCTGCTCTCGGCCCGTCCGCAGGCATTTCAACTCGACGGGGACTACCTTGGCGAGCGGGAGAAAGTTAGATTCACATCCGTTCCGGCCGCACTGAGAGTAATCTGCTAG
- a CDS encoding WhiB family transcriptional regulator, whose protein sequence is MDWRHHAVCRDEDPELFFPIGTSGPALLQVEQAKAVCRRCSVTDECLKWALESGQDAGVWGGMSEEERRAVKRRGGLRVLRAHSA, encoded by the coding sequence ATGGACTGGCGTCACCATGCTGTCTGCCGCGACGAGGACCCGGAGCTGTTCTTCCCGATCGGGACGTCCGGTCCGGCTCTCCTGCAGGTCGAGCAGGCCAAGGCCGTCTGCCGGCGCTGCTCCGTGACCGACGAGTGCCTGAAGTGGGCGCTCGAGTCCGGTCAGGATGCCGGCGTCTGGGGCGGGATGAGCGAAGAGGAGCGCCGTGCGGTCAAGCGCCGCGGCGGTCTCCGGGTGCTGCGCGCTCACTCCGCCTGA
- a CDS encoding sirohydrochlorin chelatase has protein sequence MRPARVTSAFAGAVVGAAPVVLVAHGSRDPRAAGATRALARAVEAARPGTTVLPSWLDHTEPGPTGVLRDLAAAGHPRAVLVPLLLTAAYHRKVDIPAAVAAARESGPPMDVRITDVLGPADGMVDGALLAGLRRRLAEAAAGPVDALVLAAAGTRDPRARGSVGRVATALGAELGVPCRVSYASAAPPAAGVAVAKLRAAGARRVAVAAYFLAPGLFHDRVLAAARDAGATAVAAPLTDAPDLADLVLRRVDAARPR, from the coding sequence GTGCGGCCTGCACGTGTGACCTCGGCGTTCGCCGGGGCGGTCGTCGGGGCCGCCCCGGTGGTCCTGGTCGCGCACGGCAGCCGCGATCCCCGCGCCGCCGGGGCGACCCGCGCGCTGGCCCGGGCCGTCGAGGCGGCCCGCCCCGGGACCACGGTGCTGCCGAGCTGGCTGGACCACACCGAGCCGGGGCCGACCGGCGTGCTGCGCGACCTCGCCGCCGCGGGTCATCCTCGGGCGGTGCTGGTCCCGCTGCTGCTGACCGCCGCGTACCACCGGAAGGTCGACATCCCGGCGGCGGTCGCCGCGGCGCGGGAGTCGGGGCCGCCGATGGACGTCCGGATCACCGACGTGCTGGGGCCGGCGGACGGGATGGTGGACGGTGCGCTCCTGGCCGGGCTGCGGCGACGGCTCGCCGAGGCCGCGGCCGGACCCGTCGACGCCCTGGTGCTGGCCGCGGCGGGCACCCGGGACCCCCGGGCGCGCGGCTCGGTGGGGCGGGTGGCGACGGCCCTCGGGGCGGAGCTCGGCGTGCCCTGCCGGGTGTCGTACGCCTCGGCGGCGCCCCCGGCGGCCGGCGTCGCGGTGGCGAAGCTGCGCGCGGCGGGTGCCCGGCGGGTCGCGGTGGCCGCCTACTTCCTGGCTCCCGGCCTGTTCCATGACAGGGTGCTGGCGGCGGCCCGGGACGCCGGCGCGACGGCGGTGGCCGCCCCGCTCACCGACGCCCCCGACCTCGCGGACCTGGTCCTCCGTCGCGTCGACGCCGCGCGGCCGCGATGA
- a CDS encoding phosphoadenylyl-sulfate reductase has translation MKLVSATNLGLVGPGGPAPADPERRDPEELRALAETAGRELEGAPALEIARWAAETFGDRFCVTSSMADGVLAHLVSRVAPGVDVVFLDTGLHFPETLRVRDEVARRLPVNVRSIRPRMTVGQQDGQYGPRLFNRSPDDCCQLRKVEPLERALTEYDAWAAGLRRDESPTRANTPVVTFDARRGKVKVNPIATWTQRDVDAYVARYDIPVNELFSRGYGSIGCWPCTRRTKAGEDPRAGRWAMFEKTECGLHV, from the coding sequence ATGAAGCTGGTCTCCGCCACGAACCTGGGCCTGGTCGGCCCCGGCGGCCCGGCGCCGGCCGACCCGGAGCGCCGCGACCCCGAGGAGCTGCGCGCGCTGGCCGAGACGGCCGGGCGGGAGCTGGAGGGCGCCCCGGCGCTGGAGATCGCCCGCTGGGCCGCCGAGACCTTCGGCGACCGGTTCTGCGTCACCAGCTCGATGGCGGACGGCGTGCTCGCGCACCTGGTCTCCCGGGTCGCGCCCGGGGTGGACGTGGTCTTCCTGGACACCGGGCTGCACTTCCCGGAGACGCTGCGGGTCCGCGACGAGGTGGCCCGGCGGCTGCCGGTGAACGTCCGCTCGATCCGCCCCCGGATGACCGTCGGGCAGCAGGACGGCCAGTACGGCCCCCGGCTGTTCAACAGGTCCCCGGACGACTGCTGCCAGCTGCGAAAGGTCGAGCCGCTGGAGCGGGCCCTGACGGAGTACGACGCCTGGGCCGCCGGGCTGCGCCGGGACGAGTCGCCGACCCGGGCGAACACGCCGGTGGTGACCTTCGACGCCCGGCGCGGCAAGGTCAAGGTGAACCCGATCGCGACCTGGACCCAGCGCGACGTGGACGCCTACGTCGCCCGCTACGACATCCCCGTCAACGAGCTGTTCAGCCGGGGCTACGGCTCGATCGGCTGCTGGCCCTGCACCCGCCGCACCAAGGCGGGGGAGGACCCGCGGGCGGGCCGGTGGGCCATGTTCGAGAAGACCGAGTGCGGCCTGCACGTGTGA
- a CDS encoding IS1 family transposase: protein MSDARSAPLYCPYCGEEDLRPSEAGHGAWECHACARVFTVKFTGLLGRAVIR from the coding sequence ATGAGTGACGCCCGTTCCGCGCCTCTCTACTGCCCGTACTGCGGTGAGGAGGACCTGCGGCCGAGCGAGGCCGGGCACGGCGCCTGGGAGTGCCACGCCTGCGCCCGGGTCTTCACGGTGAAGTTCACCGGCCTGCTCGGCAGGGCGGTGATCCGGTGA
- a CDS encoding nitrite/sulfite reductase encodes MAVSSTPTRPEIPAAPAARAPRRPRGEGQWALGHREPLNPNERIKKDDDPLNVRARIENIYAHRGFASIDPQDLRGRFRWWGLYTQRKAGIDGGRTAVLEPHELEDEFFMLRVRVDGGQLNLAQLRVIADISREFARDTADVTDRQNIQFHWIRVEDMPEIWRRLEAVGLQTTEACGDCPRIVLGSPVAGVAEAELLDPTPAIDEIVSRYVGDKQFSNLPRKFKTSISWLVDTPYEANDIAFLGVDHPEHGPGFDVWVGGGLSTNPMLAQRLGVWVPLAEVPDVWAGVVGIFRDYGYRRLRNRARLKFLVADWGVAKFREVLEKEYLGRTLLDGPAPELPSKPVDHIGVHRQRDGRNYVGAAPVVGRVSGGQLAELAEVVEAHGSDRVRLTPYQKLLVLDVAPERTESLVAALRRLGLEARPSAWRRGTMACTGIEFCKLAIVETKARGEELVARLEERLRDFDADISIHLNGCPNACARTQVADIGLKGQLVVGPDGRQVEGFQVHLGGGLGMAQGQTAGFGRKLRGLKTTAAELPEYVERLARRYLAGRTEGETFANWVIRVDEEELR; translated from the coding sequence GCACCCCGACCCGGCCCGAGATCCCGGCCGCCCCCGCCGCCCGGGCCCCCCGCCGTCCGCGCGGGGAGGGGCAGTGGGCGCTCGGTCACCGCGAGCCGCTCAACCCCAACGAGCGGATCAAGAAGGACGACGACCCGCTGAACGTCCGGGCCCGGATCGAGAACATCTACGCCCACCGGGGCTTCGCCTCGATCGACCCGCAGGACCTGCGCGGCCGGTTCCGCTGGTGGGGCCTCTACACGCAGCGCAAGGCCGGCATCGACGGCGGGCGCACCGCCGTGCTGGAGCCGCACGAGCTGGAGGACGAGTTCTTCATGCTCCGGGTCCGGGTCGACGGCGGCCAGCTCAACCTGGCCCAGCTTCGGGTCATCGCCGACATCTCCCGCGAGTTCGCCCGGGACACCGCCGACGTCACCGACCGGCAGAACATCCAGTTCCACTGGATCCGGGTGGAGGACATGCCGGAGATCTGGCGCCGGCTGGAGGCGGTCGGCCTGCAGACCACCGAGGCGTGCGGTGACTGCCCGCGCATCGTGCTCGGCAGCCCGGTCGCCGGGGTGGCCGAGGCCGAGCTGCTCGACCCGACCCCGGCGATCGACGAGATCGTGAGCCGGTACGTCGGCGACAAGCAGTTCTCCAACCTGCCCCGCAAATTCAAGACCTCGATCTCCTGGCTGGTCGACACCCCGTACGAGGCGAACGACATCGCCTTCCTCGGCGTGGACCACCCGGAGCACGGTCCCGGCTTCGACGTCTGGGTCGGCGGCGGCCTCTCCACCAACCCGATGCTGGCCCAGCGGCTCGGCGTCTGGGTGCCGCTGGCCGAGGTGCCGGACGTCTGGGCCGGCGTGGTCGGCATCTTCCGCGACTACGGCTACCGCCGGCTGCGCAACCGGGCCCGGCTGAAGTTCCTGGTCGCCGACTGGGGCGTGGCGAAGTTCCGCGAGGTGCTGGAGAAGGAGTACCTGGGCCGGACGCTGCTCGACGGCCCGGCGCCGGAGCTGCCGAGCAAGCCGGTGGACCACATCGGCGTGCACCGGCAGCGCGACGGGCGCAACTACGTCGGGGCGGCCCCGGTGGTGGGTCGGGTCTCCGGCGGGCAGCTCGCCGAGCTGGCCGAGGTGGTCGAGGCGCACGGCAGCGATCGGGTGCGGCTCACCCCGTACCAGAAGCTGCTGGTCCTCGACGTGGCGCCGGAGCGCACGGAGTCCCTGGTCGCGGCGCTGCGCCGGCTCGGCCTGGAGGCCCGGCCGTCGGCCTGGCGGCGCGGCACCATGGCCTGCACCGGCATCGAGTTCTGCAAGCTCGCCATCGTCGAGACCAAGGCCCGCGGCGAGGAACTGGTGGCCCGGCTGGAGGAGCGGCTGCGCGACTTCGACGCCGACATCTCCATCCACCTCAACGGCTGCCCGAACGCCTGCGCCCGGACCCAGGTCGCCGACATCGGCCTGAAGGGCCAGCTGGTGGTCGGTCCGGACGGCCGCCAGGTGGAGGGCTTCCAGGTGCACCTGGGCGGTGGCCTCGGCATGGCCCAGGGGCAGACCGCCGGCTTCGGCCGCAAGCTGCGCGGCCTCAAGACCACCGCCGCGGAGCTTCCGGAGTACGTGGAACGGCTGGCCCGGCGCTACCTGGCCGGCCGGACCGAGGGTGAGACGTTCGCCAACTGGGTGATCAGGGTCGACGAGGAGGAGTTGCGATGA